From a single Acidimicrobiales bacterium genomic region:
- a CDS encoding carboxyl transferase domain-containing protein — protein sequence IVDDGEYFEVHQHWAMSITCGLARIDGRVVGIVGNQPAILAGVLDIDSSEKGGRFVRTCDAFNIPLVTFVDVPGFLPGTDQEYGGIIRHGAKLLYAYCESTVPRIQVITRKAYGGAYVVMNSKSIGADLAYAWPSAELAVMGPQGAVDIVYRRELQMAADPVARRNELVEEYVEQYANPYVAAERGYVDDVIDPAETRQVLIRSLEMLRTKREELPRRKHGNVPL from the coding sequence CATCGTGGACGACGGCGAGTACTTCGAGGTCCACCAGCACTGGGCCATGTCGATTACCTGCGGTCTGGCCCGGATCGACGGGCGGGTCGTCGGGATCGTCGGGAACCAACCCGCCATCCTGGCCGGGGTGCTCGACATCGACTCGTCGGAGAAGGGCGGGCGCTTCGTCCGCACATGCGACGCCTTCAACATCCCGCTCGTCACGTTCGTCGACGTCCCTGGCTTCCTTCCGGGAACCGACCAGGAGTACGGCGGCATCATCCGCCACGGGGCCAAGCTGCTCTACGCCTACTGCGAGTCCACCGTGCCGCGCATCCAGGTGATCACCCGCAAGGCCTACGGCGGCGCCTACGTCGTCATGAACTCCAAGTCGATCGGCGCCGATCTCGCCTACGCCTGGCCGTCGGCCGAGCTGGCGGTGATGGGCCCGCAGGGCGCGGTCGACATCGTCTACCGCCGCGAGCTGCAGATGGCCGCCGACCCCGTGGCCCGGCGCAACGAGCTGGTCGAGGAGTACGTGGAGCAGTACGCCAACCCCTACGTGGCGGCCGAGCGCGGCTACGTCGACGACGTCATCGATCCGGCCGAGACCCGCCAGGTCCTGATCCGCAGCCTCGAGATGCTGCGCACCAAGCGCGAGGAGTTGCCCCGCCGCAAGCACGGCAACGTGCCCCTGTGA